The genomic segment ATAAACCGTGGGTTATAAAAAAAGTAGGAGATTTACCTGTCGGTTTTGTAGGAATAATTAATTTTCGAATCGAGAATATAAAACCTGCAATTGATGAAATGAAACGAAAAGGATGCTATTTTTTTGTGGCTTTATGTCATTTAGGAAGTGGCACTTGCAAAGCCATCTCTAAAAAAATTCCTGAAATATCAATATTCGTTTCTGGACATACACATGAGATATTAGAAGAACCAATAGTGTGTCCTGATACTAATGCCCTTATCGTTCAATCGGGTTCACGTGCAATACGAGTTGGATATTTAAAAATACTTGTTGATACCCAAAAACAGAACATTAAAAGTTACGAAAACAAATTAGTAGAGTTAAAACATGATGTAATCAAGCCAGATGAGGATTTATTAAACTGGATATATGCAGAAGAAAAAAGGGCGTGTCCTCTCGCTTCTGAATTTTTAATTGACAATAAAAAAACAATTAACGCAAGCCAAATAGCAATTCTTACATCACATGCTATAAAAGAAAAAACCGATGTAGATATTGCCCTTTGCCCGCCAAAATTAATCCGCAATGTTTTTCCACCAAACAAATTGGATTATAACGCCGTTTTTTTAACCACAGGACATCGAGCCTTAGAAAAAGAATGGATTCAAATAACATTAAAAGGCAAGCAGATTGAGCAATACTTAAAAGATATATTAAAAAACCACTGGGACATAACCGAATGTGCAGGTATGGAATTCCAATATAAGGATAAAACCCTATTAGAAACCAATTTAATTTTAGATAAAGATTACAGAATTGCTATCTCAAAAACAGAATTCCAGAACCAATTATTACGCTCTTTGCGAATGAATAACGAAAAGGATATAGAAAATATAAAAAATGAATTGACAGAATATGATTTTACATACCTTGATGTTCTATCAGAGTTGTTTAAAAAGATAAACAATAGCGGTTTAACCTTGGACGCGTATGTGGATAGAATGAATATAAATAGCAATAATGAAAATAACCAAAGTGACAATTAATAACATTTATAAATATATTGAGTAGTACCAATGAAATATTTACTTCATCATTTATTCTATTATCGCAATCAAAATAATAGTTTAAAAAGTAATATGCTTTTTATATGACTTCATCACATTCGTTATAGATATTGAGTAAAAATCTGTTTTGTTGTATCTATTCGTATTGGACCCTTCATAGGTATATATTAATGCCATTACTAAATAATATTTTCTAAAATAACGATTAGTAAGGTAAATAAAAAACATTATTTATGGATATTCATAAAGAAAAAATAAAGTTAACTATCAAGAATGAAATTGTAAGTAGAGGATTTACTCTTGTAGATATTATCCTTTTTGGAAGTAGAGTTACAGGTAAATACAATAAAGATAATGATTGAGATATACTTATATTAATTAAAGAAGCTATCAAGAAAAGAAAAAATAAATTTAACTACAATGGTTAGACGGGCTCTTCTTGTTTTTAATAACAAAGAGATTAGTAAAACACACGATATAGCCTTCCTTATAAAGGAATGTGCAAAACTTGATAAAGAATTTGAAAATTTATTTGATATAAATGCTGATATATTATCGTCTTATGCAATTAAGGTAAGATATCCCGACGATTTTTATTTTCCCTCATTAAAGGAAACGAAAAATATTATTGAAATTGCGAGAAAAACAAAATCTTTTATATTAAAGAAATTATTATCATTAGGTATTCAGGTCTAAGATATACAATAAGGTAACAAAATATTAAGATTACGAACGAATCTGTTTTACGACATCTTCAATTAATTTTTGGATTTCATTCATTCGTTTTGGGGTATCTGCTTCCACCCGCATTACTAACTTTGGTGATGTGTTAGATGCACGAAGGAGTCCCCAACCATCTGGAAATTCAATTCGTGCCCCATCAATAGTTATTACCTCATACCCTTTTTCCTGAAAATGTTTCGTTGCCTTTGCAACCACATCAAATTTCTTATCATCTGGGCACGGAAACTCCAGTTCGGGTGTAGAATGCCTTTTCGGAATAGTATTCAACAACGCACTTAGCGGTTTATCTCCATTAGCAATGAGTTCCAGAAGTCTACATGCCGAATAAATTGCATCATCAAAACCATACCAGCGATGTTTAAAGAAGATATGTCCACTCATTTCACCTGCCACCTGTGCCTTTAACTTAATCATGGCAGATTTGATATGTGAATGTCCCGTCCGCCACATAACTGCATTTCCACCTGCTTTTCTTATTTCCTCATACATACTCCGCGAACACTTTACCTCACCTAAAATCGTCGCTCCAGGTTTATCTTTTAATATATCCCGAGCAAACAACACCAATAGTTGGTCACCCCACAACATTCTTCCTTTATCGTCACATCCACCTAAACGGTCTACATCACCATCAAATGCAATACCGACATCCGCTTTATATTTCTTAACTGTTTTAATCAATTCCTTCAAATTAGATTCTTTGGTTGGATCAGGATGATGATTTGGAAAATTACCATCCACATCACAATACAAAGGAATAACGTCACAACCCAATTTTCTAAATAATGGAACCGCAACTACACCGCCAACTCCATTACCTGCATCCACAACCACTTTTAATTTTCGTTTTAATTTAATATCTTTTAATATTCGTTTCTCATACTTTGGCACAATATCTACCTTCGTAACACACACATCTTTTTTACGAATAGGAAAATTACCGCCCTCTACAAACTTACGGAATTCCTGGATTTGCTCCCCATAAATAGTTGTTTTCCCAACACCTATTTTCAACCCATTATATTCTCCAGGATTATGACTCGCTGTTATCATTAACCCACCATCCACGTTAAGCGTATTCATTACAAAATAGGTTAAAGGTGTTGGTACTTCACCAATATCAATGACATTCATTCCCGCCTCTGTAATCCCATCAATCAAAGCACGGCTAAAACTTTTACTACTAACCCGACCATCTCTACCAACAACTACAAGGTTATTACGGACTGCCCGTTTCGCTTTCATATATGCAACATACGCTTTCCCCAACAGTTCCATAATATCCTCAGTTAAATCTTCACCTGCAATCCCACGTAAGTCATATTCACGAAAAATATTCGGATTTACATGCATATAAACATTCCTTCTATTTATCTGTGGTCTTATATTGTAATAAATATAATAACGTTTATTAAAACCTATTATTCCCAATCCATGCTTTCACAAAAGAACATGCAAATTTCGCTGATGTATCTATCTGCTTCTCTTCTATATTCAATGTTGTATCCTCAGGGCGATTTAAATAAACAGGGTTCCCTTCCTTATCCAAACCTATAATTGTAAAACCTTTATAACCCCATGCTAATGTGATATATGACGACGTCGGTATCTGTAAATGTTCTACTGTCTTAACCCCATAATTAGCCCCAACTTTTTCTATAATTTCCTTTAATTGTTTATCCACAGAAAACGAAAAAACAGTTTGTTCTTTAAGAGGGACATATAAATCTCCAGTACCTACTCCTTCAATATTTATAATCAATGAATCGGTTTTAGAAATATGATTGGTCTTCAAAAAATGCCTCAGCCCTGACATCCAACATTGATGAGCACCAGTAAACAAAAAATGTAACTCTATATTTTCTATTGGCTGTTTTGAAAAATACTCCGCAATAGCAAGGACACTGGCAACCCCTGATGCATTAAAGTTGGCTCCACGAGTATCCTCTTGATTTGATGTTGAAATAAAGGTTATCAGCCCTAATGTAGCCAGAAAAATAACTGCACCAACTTCTAACAACAAGATGATAGTGTTGTCCTCTATACCTTTTCCAAACAAACTATTTATTAAACTTGTTCCAACTATAATAAGCATACTTATTACAACAGCATTATGAATCATGGGCAAAAATGGCACTACAGATGTAGAATACAAAAAATGGGATACACCACAATCATAATTTGCATGGAAAACAATTCTACATTTTGGCTCCTCAAAATCGTGTTGTGTTTTTATAACTCCATGGATATTTTGAGACTGAAACTCTGAAAGATATTGGGACAAACTAAAATAACCTACCAGTTCTAAGAAATAGAGGAAAATAACCAATAGTCCATAAATAAATCCTGCCATAGGTATAAAAAAGGACAACAGAAAAACAAAGATAAACTCTATCCAGTAAAGTGAAAATATCTGATATGACTCACGTGAACATGTAAATGGCTCCACCTTCGTTAAAATTTGCATTTCCAATAACCGATTGCGGATATATTCGGAGGCTATCAATTCTCCTTCCGTTCCATATCGACGTGTAAAGGTCGTTCCTGCAAGGTAATTTATATCTTCTGTTATTCGTGTTAGGCTATCCATATTCCAATTTTTATTTTATACGCATGATAACTATAATTAAATAAAAATAACATTTTGGTATTAAATTAAGTATAACACAATTATTTTATTTGCTTAGAAAGGAGTATATGAGAGCCGTTGTTCAAAGAGTAACTTCTGCAAGTGTCGATGTTGATAATCAAACCGTTGGTAAAATCGGTAAGGGACTACTTGTATTTTTAAGCGTTGATGAACAAGACACAGAGGCAGATATCGAATATACTGTAAACAAAATAACGGAACTTCGAATCTTTAATGATGAGGAAGGTAAATTTAACCTTTCTTTATATGATGTAAAAGGTGAAATGTTAGTTGTTTCTCAGTTCACACTTCACGGAGATTGTCGACGCGGAAGACGTCCTTCTTTCAGCACTGCAGCCCGACCTGAAAAAGCAGTGCCTTATTATGAAAAGTTCGTCCAGACTGTTCGCGACAAAGGATTTCACGTTGAAACAGGTGTATTTGCAGCACACATGTTTGTCTCATTGGTTAATGATGGACCAGTTACGATATTAATCGATTCTAAAAAGGTGTTTTAATGAGGATACTTTTAGCAGGCACAGGAAAATTAGGAGTATGTCTTGCTACTCCATTATTGAATAGTCGTCATACAATTATCGGCATACTTCAAAATGGCAGACAGGCAAAAGGACTAAAAAGGTTGTTTTATTCTACTGTATTAGGACATTTCGGAGGAGGAGACAGCATTCTTCGTTTTGCTAAAAAAAATCACATACCTGTGTACTGGATTGATAAAATGGATAACGCTGATTTACAACCACTAAAAGATATATCACCAGACCTTATTTTAACAGGTGGTTTTGGTATTATTTATAAAAAGAACCTTTTAAAATTACCTAACATCGGATGTGTAAATGTTCACTCGTCATTACTACCGCGACATCGAGGACCAAATCCGTTTTATGCAGTAGTACGGCAAGGTGACCCCATAACTGGCGTAACATTTCACATTATGGACGAAGGAATTGATACTGGCCCTATCATCGAACAGAAGTCGTTCCCTGTTACAGATACCGATACCGCATATTCCATTTATTGTAAGGCGTCAGAACTTGCTGGGGAAATGGTTGTTGATGTTATCAATCGTATCGAGCAAGAAGGCCTCCATGGCGAACCACAAAACCCAGAAAACGCTACCTACGACCCAAAACCTACCCTAAACGATGCAATTATTCAGTGGGATGTCCCAGCAATTGAAATAGACCGACAAATTCGTGCCTTATCTCAAACTATCGTGCCACGTTTCTCTCAT from the Candidatus Hydrogenedens sp. genome contains:
- a CDS encoding methionyl-tRNA formyltransferase produces the protein MRILLAGTGKLGVCLATPLLNSRHTIIGILQNGRQAKGLKRLFYSTVLGHFGGGDSILRFAKKNHIPVYWIDKMDNADLQPLKDISPDLILTGGFGIIYKKNLLKLPNIGCVNVHSSLLPRHRGPNPFYAVVRQGDPITGVTFHIMDEGIDTGPIIEQKSFPVTDTDTAYSIYCKASELAGEMVVDVINRIEQEGLHGEPQNPENATYDPKPTLNDAIIQWDVPAIEIDRQIRALSQTIVPRFSHNNKNVYVTRVRVNKKEVPVPPGTVIYPRFPAEIATAEGSITLLTAFTLKPIMLPWPRKNIIREGERLESNKN
- a CDS encoding metallophosphoesterase is translated as MPKRNLYPPFYYIFLVTLIFLSLPSFTEEVEINLVYTNDIHDNIRPSYSGIGGLPYIAGFVKQLRAEKTNVILVDAGDLTDKGDMVADVTNGEIMYQAVEKMGYQVMVVGNHDIKKGIEQLCKLKQLAPSVDIVTTDYKEGLEHCYKPWVIKKVGDLPVGFVGIINFRIENIKPAIDEMKRKGCYFFVALCHLGSGTCKAISKKIPEISIFVSGHTHEILEEPIVCPDTNALIVQSGSRAIRVGYLKILVDTQKQNIKSYENKLVELKHDVIKPDEDLLNWIYAEEKRACPLASEFLIDNKKTINASQIAILTSHAIKEKTDVDIALCPPKLIRNVFPPNKLDYNAVFLTTGHRALEKEWIQITLKGKQIEQYLKDILKNHWDITECAGMEFQYKDKTLLETNLILDKDYRIAISKTEFQNQLLRSLRMNNEKDIENIKNELTEYDFTYLDVLSELFKKINNSGLTLDAYVDRMNINSNNENNQSDN
- the dtd gene encoding D-aminoacyl-tRNA deacylase, translated to MRAVVQRVTSASVDVDNQTVGKIGKGLLVFLSVDEQDTEADIEYTVNKITELRIFNDEEGKFNLSLYDVKGEMLVVSQFTLHGDCRRGRRPSFSTAARPEKAVPYYEKFVQTVRDKGFHVETGVFAAHMFVSLVNDGPVTILIDSKKVF
- a CDS encoding phosphomannomutase/phosphoglucomutase, with translation MHVNPNIFREYDLRGIAGEDLTEDIMELLGKAYVAYMKAKRAVRNNLVVVGRDGRVSSKSFSRALIDGITEAGMNVIDIGEVPTPLTYFVMNTLNVDGGLMITASHNPGEYNGLKIGVGKTTIYGEQIQEFRKFVEGGNFPIRKKDVCVTKVDIVPKYEKRILKDIKLKRKLKVVVDAGNGVGGVVAVPLFRKLGCDVIPLYCDVDGNFPNHHPDPTKESNLKELIKTVKKYKADVGIAFDGDVDRLGGCDDKGRMLWGDQLLVLFARDILKDKPGATILGEVKCSRSMYEEIRKAGGNAVMWRTGHSHIKSAMIKLKAQVAGEMSGHIFFKHRWYGFDDAIYSACRLLELIANGDKPLSALLNTIPKRHSTPELEFPCPDDKKFDVVAKATKHFQEKGYEVITIDGARIEFPDGWGLLRASNTSPKLVMRVEADTPKRMNEIQKLIEDVVKQIRS
- a CDS encoding M28 family peptidase; translation: MDSLTRITEDINYLAGTTFTRRYGTEGELIASEYIRNRLLEMQILTKVEPFTCSRESYQIFSLYWIEFIFVFLLSFFIPMAGFIYGLLVIFLYFLELVGYFSLSQYLSEFQSQNIHGVIKTQHDFEEPKCRIVFHANYDCGVSHFLYSTSVVPFLPMIHNAVVISMLIIVGTSLINSLFGKGIEDNTIILLLEVGAVIFLATLGLITFISTSNQEDTRGANFNASGVASVLAIAEYFSKQPIENIELHFLFTGAHQCWMSGLRHFLKTNHISKTDSLIINIEGVGTGDLYVPLKEQTVFSFSVDKQLKEIIEKVGANYGVKTVEHLQIPTSSYITLAWGYKGFTIIGLDKEGNPVYLNRPEDTTLNIEEKQIDTSAKFACSFVKAWIGNNRF